A single genomic interval of Burkholderia cepacia ATCC 25416 harbors:
- a CDS encoding DUF1841 family protein, with product MFNPSRDEVRRFFTETWRKQRAGEILTPLEAMAADWIVEHPEYHDELADADGATAREYTPEEGRTNPFLHLSMHLAISEQLSIDQPPGIRAAHDKLAAKLDSTHDAQHVIMECLGETIWEAQRTNTPPDTDAYLQRILRRASRD from the coding sequence ATGTTCAATCCAAGCCGCGACGAAGTGCGTCGCTTTTTCACCGAGACCTGGCGCAAGCAGCGCGCCGGCGAGATCCTGACGCCGCTGGAAGCGATGGCAGCCGACTGGATCGTCGAGCATCCCGAATACCACGACGAACTCGCCGACGCCGATGGCGCCACCGCGCGCGAGTACACGCCCGAGGAAGGCCGCACGAACCCGTTCCTGCACCTGTCGATGCATCTCGCGATCAGCGAGCAGCTGTCGATCGACCAGCCGCCCGGCATCCGCGCCGCGCACGACAAGCTCGCGGCGAAGCTCGACTCGACCCACGACGCGCAGCACGTGATCATGGAATGCCTCGGCGAGACGATCTGGGAAGCCCAGCGCACGAACACGCCGCCCGATACCGACGCGTACCTGCAGCGCATCCTGCGCCGCGCATCGCGCGACTGA
- a CDS encoding c-type cytochrome: protein MNNAFKTAAVALAAGLAIGTAHAADITKGKELVESHNCAACHGAQMNKPINAEYPRLAGQHADYLVWAMRQYQMGLTNPLLGRNNAIMQAQVQSLSVSDMKDIAAYIESLKETDLVFKK from the coding sequence ATGAACAACGCATTCAAGACGGCGGCGGTTGCACTGGCGGCCGGCCTCGCGATCGGTACCGCGCACGCGGCGGACATCACGAAGGGCAAGGAACTGGTCGAATCGCACAACTGCGCCGCCTGCCACGGCGCGCAGATGAACAAGCCGATCAACGCCGAATACCCGCGCCTCGCCGGCCAGCATGCCGACTACCTCGTGTGGGCGATGCGCCAGTACCAGATGGGCCTGACGAATCCGCTGCTCGGCCGCAACAACGCGATCATGCAGGCACAGGTGCAGAGCCTGTCGGTCAGCGACATGAAGGACATCGCGGCCTACATCGAGTCGCTGAAAGAGACCGATCTCGTGTTCAAGAAGTAA
- a CDS encoding c-type cytochrome: MNKFVGKHVVVAALVALAGSAQAAGVVGNPKDGASKVAMCIGCHGIQDYRAAYPEVYRVPVLGGQNQQYLENALKAYRKKDRHFPSMNAIAGSLTDQDIADLSAYYAAQKADSKDNPYK, encoded by the coding sequence ATGAACAAATTCGTCGGCAAACACGTCGTTGTCGCAGCGCTCGTGGCGCTCGCGGGCAGCGCGCAGGCGGCCGGTGTGGTCGGCAACCCGAAGGACGGGGCGAGCAAGGTCGCCATGTGCATCGGTTGCCACGGCATCCAGGACTACCGCGCGGCGTACCCGGAGGTCTACCGGGTGCCTGTCCTCGGCGGCCAGAACCAGCAATACCTCGAGAACGCGCTGAAGGCCTACCGCAAGAAGGATCGTCACTTCCCGTCGATGAATGCGATCGCCGGTTCGCTGACGGACCAGGACATCGCGGATCTGTCGGCGTACTACGCCGCCCAGAAGGCCGACTCGAAGGACAACCCCTACAAGTAA
- a CDS encoding AAA family ATPase, with protein sequence MRFEGSSHYVATDDLKLAVNAALTLQRPLLIKGEPGTGKTMLAEEVAAALDMPLLQWHIKSTTKAQQGLYEYDAVSRLRDSQLGDERVKDISNYIVKGVLWQAFDAEHPSVLLIDEIDKADIEFPNDLLRELDRMEFHVYETRETVRAKHRPLVIITSNNEKELPDAFLRRCFFHYIQFPDPSTMQKIVAVHFPDIREELLRAALESFFELRGVSGLKKKPSTSELLDWLKLLLAENIPADALRGADAKQIVPPLAGALLKNEQDLSLLERLVYMNRHNR encoded by the coding sequence ATGCGTTTCGAAGGGTCCTCGCACTACGTCGCCACCGACGATCTGAAGCTCGCGGTCAATGCCGCGCTGACGCTGCAACGCCCGCTGCTGATCAAGGGCGAGCCCGGCACCGGCAAAACCATGCTCGCCGAGGAAGTGGCCGCCGCGCTCGACATGCCGCTGCTGCAGTGGCACATCAAGTCGACCACCAAGGCGCAGCAGGGCCTGTACGAATACGACGCCGTGTCGCGGCTGCGCGATTCGCAGCTCGGCGACGAGCGCGTGAAGGACATCTCGAACTACATCGTCAAGGGCGTGCTGTGGCAGGCGTTCGATGCCGAGCACCCGAGCGTGCTGCTGATCGACGAGATCGACAAGGCCGACATCGAATTCCCGAACGACCTGCTGCGCGAGCTCGACCGGATGGAATTCCACGTGTACGAGACGCGCGAGACGGTCCGTGCGAAGCACCGCCCGCTCGTCATCATCACGTCGAACAACGAGAAGGAGCTGCCCGACGCGTTCCTACGCCGCTGCTTCTTCCACTACATCCAGTTCCCCGACCCGTCGACGATGCAGAAGATCGTCGCGGTGCACTTCCCCGACATCCGCGAGGAGCTGCTGCGCGCCGCGCTCGAGAGTTTCTTCGAATTGCGCGGCGTGTCGGGCCTGAAGAAGAAGCCGTCGACGTCCGAGCTGCTCGACTGGCTGAAGCTGCTGCTCGCCGAGAACATCCCGGCCGACGCGCTGCGCGGCGCGGACGCGAAGCAGATCGTGCCGCCGCTCGCGGGCGCGCTGCTGAAGAACGAGCAGGACCTGAGCCTGCTCGAGCGGCTCGTGTACATGAACCGGCACAACCGGTAA
- a CDS encoding vWA domain-containing protein, whose translation MLLNFFYALRAAKLPVSVKEYLTLLEALKAGLISPSIDAFYFLARMTLVKDEQYFDKFDQAFGAYFHGVSALPSDAFDIPLDWLEKRLERELSPEEKAQIEAMGGLDKLMERLKALLDEQKERHEGGNKWIGTGGTSPFGHGGYNPEGVRIGGPSNGNRTAVKVWEARAYRDYDDSVEIGTRNIKVALRRLRRFAREGAAEELDLPGTIRSTAANAGWLDLRMVPERHNNVKVLMLLDVGGSMDDHIKRTEELFSAAKAEFKHLEFFYFHNCVYDHLWKNNRRRHSERTATWDVLHKFTPDYKLIFVGDATMSPYEVLQPGGSVEYNNPEAGAVWLRRLADQFPHHAWLNPEPERLWEYRQSVAVIRDLLGHRMYPLTLAGLETAMRALSK comes from the coding sequence ATGCTGCTCAATTTCTTCTACGCGCTGCGCGCAGCCAAGCTGCCCGTCTCGGTGAAGGAATACCTGACGCTGCTCGAAGCGCTGAAGGCCGGGCTGATCTCGCCGTCGATCGACGCGTTCTACTTCCTCGCACGGATGACGCTCGTCAAGGACGAGCAGTACTTCGACAAGTTCGACCAGGCGTTCGGCGCGTATTTCCACGGCGTGTCCGCGCTGCCGTCGGATGCATTCGACATTCCGCTCGACTGGCTCGAAAAGCGCCTCGAGCGCGAGCTGTCGCCGGAGGAGAAGGCGCAGATCGAGGCGATGGGCGGCCTCGACAAGCTGATGGAGCGCCTGAAGGCGCTGCTCGACGAGCAGAAGGAGCGCCACGAAGGCGGCAACAAGTGGATCGGCACCGGCGGCACGTCGCCGTTCGGGCACGGCGGCTACAACCCGGAAGGCGTGCGCATCGGCGGCCCGTCGAACGGCAACCGCACCGCGGTCAAGGTGTGGGAGGCGCGCGCATACCGCGACTACGACGATTCCGTCGAGATCGGCACGCGCAACATCAAGGTCGCGCTGCGGCGGCTGCGCCGCTTCGCGCGCGAAGGCGCAGCCGAGGAGCTCGACCTGCCCGGCACGATCCGCAGCACCGCCGCGAACGCGGGCTGGCTCGACCTGCGGATGGTGCCCGAGCGCCACAACAACGTGAAGGTGCTGATGCTGCTCGACGTCGGCGGCTCGATGGACGATCACATCAAGCGCACCGAAGAGCTGTTCTCGGCCGCGAAGGCCGAATTCAAGCACCTGGAGTTCTTCTACTTCCACAACTGCGTGTACGACCACCTGTGGAAGAACAACCGCCGCCGCCACTCGGAACGCACCGCGACGTGGGACGTGCTGCACAAGTTCACGCCCGACTACAAGCTGATCTTCGTCGGCGACGCGACGATGAGCCCGTACGAAGTGCTGCAGCCCGGCGGCTCGGTCGAATACAACAACCCGGAAGCCGGCGCCGTGTGGCTGCGCCGCCTCGCCGACCAGTTCCCCCATCATGCATGGCTGAACCCGGAGCCCGAGCGGCTATGGGAATACCGGCAGTCGGTCGCGGTGATCCGCGACCTGCTCGGCCATCGCATGTATCCGCTCACGCTCGCGGGCCTCGAAACCGCGATGCGCGCACTCAGCAAGTAA
- a CDS encoding benzoate/H(+) symporter BenE family transporter: protein MNPSPTASASRAGGRRFFADTSVSALVAGFVAMMTGYTSSLVLMFQAGRAAHLTDAQISSWIWALSIGMALTTIGLSLRFRAPVVVAWSTPGAALLIASLPGVPYPEAIGAFVVCAVLLTAVGVSGLFDTLMRKIPAGIAAALLAGILFEIGIEIFRAAQFQTALVLAMFFTYLIVKRLAPRYAIPTTLIVGTAVAGGLGLLDFSGFHIAFAKPVFTMPAFSIASIVSIGIPLFVVAMASQNVPGIAVLRADGYQTPSSPLIATTGLASLLLAPFGSHGVNLAAITAAICTGPEAHEDHAKRYTAAVWCGMFYLVAGVFGATIAALFAALPKALVVSVAALALFGSIMSGLANAMQDVKQREAALVTFMVTASGLTLLSIGSAFWGLVAGIVTQVILNARRPE from the coding sequence ATGAACCCCTCGCCCACCGCGAGCGCCAGCCGCGCCGGCGGCCGCCGTTTTTTTGCCGATACGTCCGTGTCCGCGCTCGTCGCCGGCTTCGTCGCGATGATGACCGGCTACACGAGCTCGCTCGTGCTGATGTTCCAGGCCGGCCGCGCCGCCCACCTCACCGATGCGCAGATCTCGTCGTGGATCTGGGCGCTGTCGATCGGCATGGCGCTGACGACGATCGGCCTGTCGCTGCGCTTTCGCGCGCCCGTCGTCGTCGCGTGGTCGACGCCCGGCGCCGCGCTGCTGATCGCGTCGCTGCCCGGCGTGCCCTACCCCGAGGCGATCGGCGCATTCGTCGTCTGCGCGGTGCTGCTGACGGCCGTCGGCGTGAGCGGGCTGTTCGACACGCTGATGCGCAAGATTCCGGCCGGCATCGCCGCCGCCCTGCTCGCGGGCATCCTGTTCGAGATCGGCATCGAGATCTTCCGCGCCGCGCAGTTCCAGACCGCGCTCGTGCTCGCGATGTTCTTCACGTACCTGATCGTCAAGCGGCTCGCGCCGCGCTACGCGATTCCGACGACGCTGATCGTCGGCACGGCGGTGGCCGGCGGTCTCGGCCTGCTCGACTTCAGCGGCTTTCACATCGCGTTCGCGAAGCCCGTGTTCACGATGCCGGCGTTCTCGATCGCGTCGATCGTCAGCATCGGCATTCCGCTGTTCGTCGTCGCGATGGCGTCGCAGAACGTGCCGGGCATCGCGGTGCTGCGCGCGGACGGTTATCAGACCCCGTCGTCGCCGCTGATCGCGACCACAGGCCTCGCATCGCTGCTGCTCGCGCCGTTCGGCTCGCACGGCGTGAACCTCGCGGCGATCACGGCCGCGATCTGCACGGGCCCGGAAGCGCACGAGGATCACGCGAAGCGTTACACGGCCGCCGTGTGGTGCGGCATGTTCTACCTGGTCGCCGGTGTCTTCGGCGCGACGATCGCCGCGCTGTTCGCGGCGCTGCCGAAGGCGCTCGTCGTGTCGGTCGCCGCGCTCGCGTTGTTCGGCTCGATCATGAGCGGCCTCGCGAACGCGATGCAGGACGTGAAGCAGCGCGAAGCCGCACTCGTCACGTTCATGGTCACCGCGTCGGGCCTCACGCTGCTGTCGATCGGCTCGGCCTTCTGGGGGCTCGTCGCGGGGATCGTCACGCAGGTGATCCTGAACGCGCGCCGCCCCGAATAA
- the tal gene encoding transaldolase — protein sequence MTTALDQLKQYTTVVADTGDFQQLAQYQPQDATTNPSLILKAVQKDAYKPILEKTVRDHRNESTDFIIDRLLIAFGTEILKLIPGRVSTEVDARLSFDTQRSIDKGRELIKLYEAAGIGRERILIKLASTWEGIRAAEVLQKDGIKCNMTLLFSLVQAAACAEAGAQLISPFVGRIYDWFKKQAGAEWNEEKDGGANDPGVQSVRRIYTYYKTFGYKTEVMGASFRTTSQITELAGCDLLTISPDLLQKLQDSNETVTRKLSPEALHDKPAARVAIDEAAFRFQLNDDAMATEKLAEGIRVFAADAVKLEKLIDSLR from the coding sequence ATGACTACCGCACTCGACCAGCTGAAGCAGTACACGACCGTCGTCGCCGACACGGGCGATTTCCAGCAGCTTGCGCAATACCAGCCGCAGGACGCGACCACGAACCCTTCGCTGATCCTGAAGGCCGTCCAGAAGGACGCGTACAAACCGATCCTCGAGAAAACCGTCCGCGATCATCGCAACGAAAGCACCGACTTCATCATCGACCGCCTGCTGATCGCATTCGGCACCGAGATCCTGAAGCTGATCCCAGGCCGCGTGTCGACCGAGGTCGACGCGCGCCTGTCGTTCGACACCCAGCGCTCGATCGACAAGGGCCGCGAGCTCATCAAGCTGTACGAAGCAGCCGGCATCGGCCGCGAGCGCATCCTGATCAAGCTCGCGTCGACGTGGGAAGGCATCCGCGCGGCCGAAGTGCTGCAGAAGGACGGGATCAAGTGCAACATGACCCTGCTTTTCTCGCTCGTGCAGGCCGCCGCCTGCGCGGAAGCCGGCGCGCAGCTGATCTCGCCGTTCGTCGGCCGCATCTACGACTGGTTCAAGAAGCAGGCCGGCGCGGAGTGGAATGAAGAGAAGGACGGCGGCGCGAACGATCCGGGCGTGCAGTCGGTGCGCCGCATCTACACGTACTACAAGACGTTCGGCTACAAGACCGAAGTGATGGGCGCGAGCTTCCGCACGACCAGCCAGATCACCGAACTCGCCGGCTGCGACCTGCTGACGATCAGTCCCGATTTGCTGCAGAAGCTGCAGGACAGCAATGAGACGGTCACGCGCAAGCTGTCGCCGGAAGCGCTGCACGACAAGCCCGCCGCGCGTGTCGCGATCGACGAGGCAGCGTTCCGCTTCCAGCTGAACGACGACGCGATGGCAACCGAAAAGCTCGCCGAAGGCATCCGCGTATTCGCCGCCGATGCGGTGAAGCTCGAGAAGCTGATCGACTCGCTGCGCTGA
- a CDS encoding VOC family protein: protein MQVQPYLTFYGRADEALQFYEKALGAKTMFKMHFKDAPPNPDYPMAPEMGDKVMHASFTIGDSMIMCSDGDCSQPAGAAHAGYSLSLNPETVEEGQKLFNALADGGEVTMPFGKTFWALGFGMAKDRFGVHWMVNVEDLSQREELAKRAQG, encoded by the coding sequence ATGCAAGTTCAACCGTACCTGACGTTCTACGGTCGCGCCGACGAAGCCCTTCAGTTCTACGAAAAGGCACTCGGTGCGAAGACGATGTTCAAGATGCACTTCAAGGACGCGCCGCCGAATCCTGACTACCCGATGGCGCCGGAGATGGGCGACAAGGTGATGCATGCGAGCTTCACGATCGGCGACTCGATGATCATGTGCTCGGACGGCGACTGCAGCCAGCCGGCAGGCGCCGCGCACGCCGGCTATTCGCTGTCGCTGAACCCGGAGACGGTCGAGGAAGGCCAGAAGCTGTTCAATGCGCTCGCCGACGGCGGCGAAGTGACGATGCCGTTCGGCAAGACGTTCTGGGCGCTCGGCTTCGGGATGGCCAAGGATCGCTTCGGCGTGCACTGGATGGTCAACGTCGAAGACCTGTCGCAGCGCGAGGAGCTCGCGAAACGCGCGCAGGGCTGA
- the mctP gene encoding monocarboxylate uptake permease MctP: MNLGATFVFVLLFIGVTIIGFLAANWRRGDLAHLDEWGLGGRRFGTIVTWFLLGGDLYTAYTFVAVPALVFGAGAMGFFALPYTILIYPFAFVVFPKLWSIAKRHGYVTAADFVNARYGSRMLALAIAVTGILATMPYIALQLVGIEVVIGALGFDTTGFVGDLPLIIAFAILAAYTYTSGLRAPAMIAIVKDILIYITIAAAVIVIPAKLGGFGHIFASVPPAKLLLKAPDAMSLNGYSAYATLAIGSALALFLYPHSVTAILSSSSGNSIRRNMAMLPAYSFVLGLLALLGYMALAAGVKDMPQYAPYFKAFGPNFAVPALFLEYFPSWFVGVAFAAIGIGALVPAAIMSIAAANLYTRNIHREFVNRNMSHEQETHVAKLVSLIVKVGAVAFILGLPLTYAIQLQLLGGIWIIQTLPAIVLGLYTRVLDHRGLLAGWAAGIVCGTWMAISLKLAGSIFTIHLFGLAIPGYAAVWSLVVNLVVAVVVSVLVRVMGMAHAEDRTRPEDYLDVVEG, translated from the coding sequence ATGAATCTCGGCGCAACCTTCGTCTTCGTCCTGCTGTTCATCGGCGTCACGATCATCGGTTTCCTGGCCGCGAACTGGCGGCGCGGCGATCTCGCCCATCTCGACGAATGGGGCCTCGGCGGACGCCGCTTCGGCACGATCGTCACGTGGTTCCTGCTCGGCGGCGACCTCTATACGGCGTACACGTTCGTCGCGGTGCCCGCGCTCGTGTTCGGCGCTGGTGCGATGGGTTTCTTCGCACTGCCCTATACGATCCTGATCTATCCGTTCGCGTTCGTCGTGTTCCCGAAGCTGTGGAGCATCGCGAAGCGGCACGGCTACGTGACGGCCGCCGACTTCGTCAACGCGCGCTACGGCAGCCGGATGCTCGCGCTCGCGATCGCGGTGACGGGCATCCTCGCGACGATGCCGTACATCGCGCTGCAGCTCGTCGGCATCGAAGTGGTGATCGGCGCACTCGGTTTCGACACGACCGGCTTCGTCGGCGACCTGCCGCTGATCATCGCGTTCGCGATCCTCGCCGCGTACACGTACACGTCGGGCCTGCGCGCGCCCGCGATGATCGCGATCGTCAAGGACATCCTGATCTACATCACGATCGCCGCGGCGGTCATCGTGATCCCGGCGAAGCTCGGCGGCTTCGGACACATCTTCGCGAGCGTGCCGCCGGCCAAGCTGCTGCTGAAGGCGCCCGACGCGATGAGCCTGAACGGCTACAGCGCGTACGCGACGCTCGCGATCGGCTCGGCGCTCGCGTTGTTCCTGTATCCGCACTCGGTCACGGCGATCCTGTCGTCGTCGTCCGGCAACTCGATCCGCCGCAACATGGCGATGCTGCCCGCGTACTCGTTCGTGCTCGGCCTGCTCGCGCTGCTCGGCTACATGGCGCTCGCGGCGGGCGTGAAGGACATGCCGCAGTACGCGCCGTACTTCAAGGCGTTCGGCCCGAACTTCGCGGTGCCCGCGCTGTTCCTCGAGTATTTCCCGTCGTGGTTCGTCGGCGTCGCGTTCGCGGCGATCGGCATCGGCGCGCTGGTGCCCGCGGCCATCATGTCGATCGCGGCCGCGAACCTGTACACGCGCAACATTCACCGCGAGTTCGTGAACCGCAACATGTCGCACGAGCAGGAGACGCACGTCGCGAAGCTCGTGTCGCTGATCGTGAAGGTCGGCGCGGTCGCGTTCATCCTCGGGCTGCCGCTGACCTATGCGATCCAGCTGCAGCTGCTCGGCGGGATCTGGATCATCCAGACGCTCCCCGCGATCGTGCTCGGCCTCTACACGCGCGTGCTCGACCATCGCGGCCTGCTGGCCGGCTGGGCGGCCGGCATCGTGTGCGGCACGTGGATGGCGATTTCGCTGAAGCTGGCCGGATCGATCTTCACGATCCACCTGTTCGGTCTCGCGATTCCCGGCTACGCGGCCGTGTGGTCGCTGGTCGTGAACCTGGTGGTGGCGGTGGTGGTGAGCGTGCTGGTGCGCGTGATGGGCATGGCGCATGCGGAGGATCGCACGCGGCCGGAGGACTATCTCGACGTCGTCGAAGGCTGA